One genomic region from Salvia hispanica cultivar TCC Black 2014 chromosome 2, UniMelb_Shisp_WGS_1.0, whole genome shotgun sequence encodes:
- the LOC125207760 gene encoding glucomannan 4-beta-mannosyltransferase 9-like isoform X1: MDRFWVLPESFSGVQSVMTEQLLVIWGLIKAPLIIPLLNLGVFVCLSMSVMLFIERLYMGVVITYVKIFGRKPDKRYKWEALKDDLEHGNSAYPVVLIQIPMFNEREVYQLSIGAACGLSWPSDRFIVQVLDDSTDSTIKNMVEMECQRWASKGINIKYEIRDKRTGYKSGALKEGLTRSYVKHCDYVAIFDADFQPEPDFLWRAIPFLVHNPALALVQARWKFVNANECMMTRMQEMSLDYHFTVEQEVGSSTYAFFGFNGTGGVWRIAAIEEAGGWKDRTTVEDMDLAVRASLKGWKFLYLGSLEVRSELPSTFKAYRHQQHRWSCGPANLFRKMFCEIIRNKKVTAWKKVYVIYSFFFIRKIIAHIVTFLFYCIVLPATVLIPEVEIPKWGAVYIPTIITLLNAVGTPRSHSSWPNASFHFSLFVVMSLNVCVCRSVHLLIFWILFENVMAMHRAKATLMGLFEIGRVNEWIVTEKLGEALRLKSAIKAFKKHRFRIGDRIQLVELFTGCYLFFCGCYDYSYGKHNFFIYLFVQSMAFIIMGFGYVGTFVPS; this comes from the exons ATGGATCGGTTTTGGGTGCTGCCGGAATCATTTTCCGGCGTCCAGAGCGTCATGACGGAGCAATTGCTGGTAATTTGGGGGCTAATTAAGGCGCCATTAATCATACCGTTGCTGAATTTGGGAGTGTTTGTGTGCTTGTCGATGTCAGTAATGCTGTTCATTGAAAGGCTGTACATGGGCGTGGTCATCACATACGTCAAGATCTTCGGCCGCAAACCAGATAAGAGGTACAAATGGGAGGCTTTGAAGGACGATTTGGAGCACGGAAACTCTGCGTATCCCGTCGTTCTCATCCAAATCCCAATGTTCAACGAAAGAGAGGTCTACCAGCTCTCCATCGGAGCTGCATGCGGCCTCTCTTGGCCGTCCGATCGATTCATCGTCCAAGTTCTCGACGATTCAACCGACTCCACCATCAAG AATATGGTGGAGATGGAGTGCCAGCGATGGGCGAGCAAAGGGATCAACATCAAATACGAAATCCGAGACAAGAGAACTGGTTACAAATCCGGAGCCCTTAAAGAAGGCCTCACACGCTCCTACGTTAAACACTGCGACTACGTGGCAATATTCGACGCAGATTTCCAACCAGAACCCGATTTCCTGTGGCGAGCCATCCCTTTCCTCGTCCACAACCCTGCCCTCGCCCTCGTTCAAGCTCGCTGGAAATTCG TGAATGCGAACGAATGCATGATGACAAGAATGCAAGAGATGTCGCTCGACTATCATTTCACTGTTGAGCAAGAAGTTGGCTCATCTACATATGCTTTCTTTGGCTTCAACG GAACTGGCGGTGTGTGGAGGATTGCTGCAATCGAGGAGGCGGGAGGATGGAAAGATCGTACGACAGTTGAAGATATGGACTTGGCTGTTCGCGCGAGCCTCAAGGGATGGAAGTTTTTGTATCTTGGCTCTCTAGAG GTGAGAAGCGAGTTGCCTAGCACGTTCAAGGCATATCGACACCAACAACATCGTTGGTCGTGTGGCCCTGCAAATCTGTTTAGAAAGATGTTTTGTGAGATTATAAGAAACAAG AAAGTAACAGCATGGAAGAAGGTTTATGTGATATACAGTTTCTTCTTCATAAGGAAGATAATAGCCCATATAGTCACTTTTCTGTTCTACTGCATAGTGCTTCCTGCTACTGTGTTGATACCCGAAGTTGAGATCCCGAAATGGGGCGCGGTTTACATTCCTACCATCATCACCCTCCTCAACGCAGTTGGAACTCCGAGGTCCCATTCGAGTTGGCCTAATGCctcatttcacttttctttgtttgttgtCATGAGTttgaatgtgtgtgtgtgtaggtCAGTCCATTTGCTTATTTTCTGGATCCTGTTCGAGAATGTGATGGCAATGCACCGGGCCAAGGCCACCCTGATGGGGTTGTTTGAGATTGGGAGAGTGAACGAATGGATTGTCACTGAGAAACTCGGGGAGGCCCTTAGGTTGAAATCCGCAATCAAAGCTTTCAAGAAACATCGGTTTAGGATTGGAGATAG AATCCAATTGGTAGAGCTTTTTACTGGTTGCTACCTCTTCTTTTGTGGCTGCTATGACTATTCGTATGGGAAACACAACTTCTTCATATACCTCTTTGTCCAGTCAATGGCCTTCATCATCATGGGATTTGGCTATGTTGGCACCTTCGTCCCTTCATGA
- the LOC125207760 gene encoding glucomannan 4-beta-mannosyltransferase 9-like isoform X2 — MDRFWVLPESFSGVQSVMTEQLLVIWGLIKAPLIIPLLNLGVFVCLSMSVMLFIERLYMGVVITYVKIFGRKPDKRYKWEALKDDLEHGNSAYPVVLIQIPMFNEREVYQLSIGAACGLSWPSDRFIVQVLDDSTDSTIKNMVEMECQRWASKGINIKYEIRDKRTGYKSGALKEGLTRSYVKHCDYVAIFDADFQPEPDFLWRAIPFLVHNPALALVQARWKFVNANECMMTRMQEMSLDYHFTVEQEVGSSTYAFFGFNGTGGVWRIAAIEEAGGWKDRTTVEDMDLAVRASLKGWKFLYLGSLEVRSELPSTFKAYRHQQHRWSCGPANLFRKMFCEIIRNKKVTAWKKVYVIYSFFFIRKIIAHIVTFLFYCIVLPATVLIPEVEIPKWGAVYIPTIITLLNAVGTPRSVHLLIFWILFENVMAMHRAKATLMGLFEIGRVNEWIVTEKLGEALRLKSAIKAFKKHRFRIGDRIQLVELFTGCYLFFCGCYDYSYGKHNFFIYLFVQSMAFIIMGFGYVGTFVPS; from the exons ATGGATCGGTTTTGGGTGCTGCCGGAATCATTTTCCGGCGTCCAGAGCGTCATGACGGAGCAATTGCTGGTAATTTGGGGGCTAATTAAGGCGCCATTAATCATACCGTTGCTGAATTTGGGAGTGTTTGTGTGCTTGTCGATGTCAGTAATGCTGTTCATTGAAAGGCTGTACATGGGCGTGGTCATCACATACGTCAAGATCTTCGGCCGCAAACCAGATAAGAGGTACAAATGGGAGGCTTTGAAGGACGATTTGGAGCACGGAAACTCTGCGTATCCCGTCGTTCTCATCCAAATCCCAATGTTCAACGAAAGAGAGGTCTACCAGCTCTCCATCGGAGCTGCATGCGGCCTCTCTTGGCCGTCCGATCGATTCATCGTCCAAGTTCTCGACGATTCAACCGACTCCACCATCAAG AATATGGTGGAGATGGAGTGCCAGCGATGGGCGAGCAAAGGGATCAACATCAAATACGAAATCCGAGACAAGAGAACTGGTTACAAATCCGGAGCCCTTAAAGAAGGCCTCACACGCTCCTACGTTAAACACTGCGACTACGTGGCAATATTCGACGCAGATTTCCAACCAGAACCCGATTTCCTGTGGCGAGCCATCCCTTTCCTCGTCCACAACCCTGCCCTCGCCCTCGTTCAAGCTCGCTGGAAATTCG TGAATGCGAACGAATGCATGATGACAAGAATGCAAGAGATGTCGCTCGACTATCATTTCACTGTTGAGCAAGAAGTTGGCTCATCTACATATGCTTTCTTTGGCTTCAACG GAACTGGCGGTGTGTGGAGGATTGCTGCAATCGAGGAGGCGGGAGGATGGAAAGATCGTACGACAGTTGAAGATATGGACTTGGCTGTTCGCGCGAGCCTCAAGGGATGGAAGTTTTTGTATCTTGGCTCTCTAGAG GTGAGAAGCGAGTTGCCTAGCACGTTCAAGGCATATCGACACCAACAACATCGTTGGTCGTGTGGCCCTGCAAATCTGTTTAGAAAGATGTTTTGTGAGATTATAAGAAACAAG AAAGTAACAGCATGGAAGAAGGTTTATGTGATATACAGTTTCTTCTTCATAAGGAAGATAATAGCCCATATAGTCACTTTTCTGTTCTACTGCATAGTGCTTCCTGCTACTGTGTTGATACCCGAAGTTGAGATCCCGAAATGGGGCGCGGTTTACATTCCTACCATCATCACCCTCCTCAACGCAGTTGGAACTCCGAG gtCAGTCCATTTGCTTATTTTCTGGATCCTGTTCGAGAATGTGATGGCAATGCACCGGGCCAAGGCCACCCTGATGGGGTTGTTTGAGATTGGGAGAGTGAACGAATGGATTGTCACTGAGAAACTCGGGGAGGCCCTTAGGTTGAAATCCGCAATCAAAGCTTTCAAGAAACATCGGTTTAGGATTGGAGATAG AATCCAATTGGTAGAGCTTTTTACTGGTTGCTACCTCTTCTTTTGTGGCTGCTATGACTATTCGTATGGGAAACACAACTTCTTCATATACCTCTTTGTCCAGTCAATGGCCTTCATCATCATGGGATTTGGCTATGTTGGCACCTTCGTCCCTTCATGA
- the LOC125204766 gene encoding uncharacterized protein LOC125204766, translating to MKAVVDKKQDKVVIAAECGADEGRKHLEKVELRTHDAETVKYVERKMSDKGVGRLDRHPADGLPLKHQPKKGHGGKYTWEGPQREFEAEQEAEPAIDHKDPNYVEEDAGDEMVVGEVETPKLAEEGVARLQVDPRLNIN from the coding sequence ATGAAGGCGGTGGTCGACAAGAAACAGGACAAAGTGGTGATCGCAGCGGAGTGCGGCGCCGACGAAGGGCGGAAGCACTTGGAGAAGGTTGAGCTGCGGACGCACGATGCCGAGACGGTGAAGTACGTGGAGAGGAAGATGTCCGACAAGGGTGTGGGGAGGCTGGACCGCCATCCGGCCGATGGGCTGCCGCTGAAGCACCAGCCCAAGAAAGGCCACGGCGGCAAGTACACGTGGGAGGGCCCACAGAGGGAGTTTGAGGCCGAGCAGGAGGCTGAGCCCGCGATTGACCACAAGGATCCCAACTACGTGGAGGAGGATGCGGGCGATGAGATGGTGGTGGGAGAGGTGGAGACGCCTAAGCTGGCGGAGGAAGGGGTGGCGCGTCTTCAAGTTGATCCTCgcttgaatattaattaa
- the LOC125204289 gene encoding transcription initiation factor TFIID subunit 7-like gives MSLHHNLPPAQNPQNPHHIPPPQQQRHSPMAALPYPKSKNQSLTLSDDDESGFTADDGKRRVSPWQRMKWTDNMVRLLIMVVFYIGDEVGAAEAGEAGGKKKGGGVLQKKGKWKSVSRAMMERGFYVSPQQCEDKFNDLNKRYKRVNDILGKGTSCRVVENQSLLDSMDLAPKVKDEVKKLLNSKHLYFREMCAYHNSCGGGAMQHSQSPPPTEMNAAACLHAAVEKTPNLNRGGEDGTKLRDEDEFEEDDVDDGDDDADDDEQEDDVDDDEQEDDVNDERLSSRKRARTRKGAGTMVPLAQHLDAEMAREGGRTMAEKRQWLKGKMVALEEERLGIHSQSFQLEKQRLKWLKFSSKKEREMEREKLINERTKLENERMLLLIRHKELDLMEHQSSNKKTDPSSITG, from the coding sequence ATGTCGCTCCACCACAATTTACCACCAGCTCAGAATCCCCAAAATCCACACCACATTCCGCCGCCGCAGCAGCAGCGGCACAGCCCCATGGCGGCATTGCCCTACCCCAAATCGAAGAACCAGAGCTTGACGCTGAGCGACGACGACGAATCGGGATTCACGGCCGACGACGGGAAGAGGAGAGTGTCGCCGTGGCAGAGGATGAAGTGGACGGACAACATGGTGAGGCTTCTGATCATGGTGGTGTTCTACATCGGCGACGAGGTGGGGGCGGCGGAGGCGGGGGAGGCCGGGGGGAAGAAGAAGGGCGGCGGGGTGCTGCAGAAGAAGGGGAAGTGGAAATCGGTGTCGAGGGCGATGATGGAGAGGGGTTTCTACGTGTCCCCGCAGCAATGCGAGGATAAATTCAACGATTTGAATAAGAGGTATAAGAGGGTTAATGACATTTTGGGGAAGGGAACCTCTTGCCGCGTTGTGGAGAATCAATCGCTTCTCGATTCCATGGATTTGGCGCCTAAGGTTAAGGATGAGGTGAAGAAGCTGCTCAATTCCAAGCACTTGTATTTCAGGGAGATGTGCGCTTACCACAACAGCTGCGGCGGTGGTGCGATGCAGCATTCTCAATCGCCGCCTCCGACTGAGATGAATGCCGCCGCGTGCCTGCACGCTGCGGTGGAGAAAACCCCCAATTTGAACAGAGGGGGTGAGGATGGGACTAAATTGCGGGATGAGGACGAATTCGAGGAggatgatgttgatgatggggatgatgatGCTGATGATGACGAACAGGAggatgatgttgatgatgacGAGCAAGAGGATGATGTTAATGATGAGAGATTGTCGTCGAGGAAGAGGGCGAGGACGAGGAAGGGGGCGGGGACGATGGTGCCATTGGCTCAGCATTTGGATGCGGAGATGGCGAGGGAGGGGGGGAGGACGATGGCGGAGAAGAGACAGTGGCTGAAGGGGAAGATGGTGGCGCTGGAGGAGGAGAGGCTCGGGATCCATTCGCAGTCGTTCCAGCTGGAGAAGCAAAGGCTCAAGTGGCTCAAGTTCAGCAGCAAGAAGGAGAGGGAGATGGAGAGGGAGAAGCTCATCAATGAGAGGACTAAACTTGAGAATGAGAGAATGTTGCTGCTCATCAGGCACAAGGAGCTTGATTTGATGGAGCATCAATCTTCCAATAAGAAGACTGATCCCTCTTCCATTActggatga
- the LOC125206205 gene encoding uncharacterized protein LOC125206205, with the protein MSEPGSGSSQTAYTPTPTPPPPPPRGTRTPYTPAEKDVLFKAYMIISEDPEVGTNQTEDRFWWRVSRRYNEYRPAGTIMRNESMVRNAIYRANDEIHKLQGYYPQEERMAGSGKSELDIISAALATYQSMNLKPFMYLSCWQESRHHPKYKGSVVSSSSSSSKRSRSVALSDGAFDEVANQLAGTNLGSPDAGPNSFRRPQGRK; encoded by the coding sequence ATGTCCGAACCCGGATCGGGCAGCTCTCAAACTGCTTATACTCCAACTCctactcctcctcctcctcctcctcgtgGCACCCGaaccccgtacactccggCGGAGAAGGATGTGTTATTCAAAGCCTATATGATCATCTCCGAAGATCCCGAGgttggcacgaaccaaaccgagGATAGATTTTGGTGGCGCGTCTCTCGTCGGTACAATGAATACCGGCCGGCTGGAACCATCATGCGCAATGAGAGTATGGTGCGCAATGCCATATACAGAGCCAACGACGAAATCCACAAGCTCCAGGGGTATTACCCCCAGGAAGAGCGGATGGCGGGGAGCGGCAagagcgagctcgacatcatcagtGCTGCCTTAGCGACCTACCAATCCATGAATTTGAAACCGTTCATGTACCTCAGTTGTTGGCAGGAGTCGCGCCATCATCCGAAGTATAAGGGAAGCGTAGtatcctcctccagctcctccagcaaacggtcgaggtcggtagCCCTATCCGATGGTGCCTTCGATGAGGTGGCTAACCAGCTTGCcggaactaacttgggtagccccgacgctgGCCCGAACAGTTTCCGCCGGCCGCAAGGAAGGAAGTAG
- the LOC125207663 gene encoding sulfite exporter TauE/SafE family protein 4: protein MAVKGLVVYLLTAFSLAVASVYFVNNYANGGDAKPLLLSSSTSNALHHNLESEDHVWPELEFGWRVVLATVIGFLGSACGTVGGVGGGGIFVPMLTLIVGFDTKSAAAISKCMIMGASASSVWYNLRVPHPCREVPILDYDLALLFQPMLMLGITLGVSLSVVFPYWLITVLIIILFLGTSSRSFCKAIGMWKEETMLKKSMEDRRGFASSRGELLIDAYEPLVPKEQKTAPQIMKDNTDIKRMSVLVLVWICFLLLQVIKNGTAACSPVYWTLTLLQLPVALVVFGYECVKLYKESKKRRMAGIQEHVCEAAIEWNATNITFCALCGVLGGTVGGLLGSGGGFILGPLLLEIGVIPQVASATATFVMMFSSSLSVVEFYLLKRFPMPYALYLMAVSILAGFWGQYFIRKMITILKRASLIVFVLSGVIFASALTMGVIGIDKSVKMIHNHEFMGFLDFCSSQ from the exons ATGGCTGTTAAAGGGCTGGTGGTCTACCTGCTGACGGCCTTCTCTTTGGCTGTTGCTTCCGTCTATTTCGTCAACAATTATGCAAATGGTGGTGATGCAAAACCGTTACTTCTTTCATCTTCCACATCCAATGCTTTGCACCACAATCTTGAATCTGAAGACCATGTTTGGCCT GAATTGGAGTTTGGTTGGAGGGTTGTTTTGGCGACCGTAATTGGGTTCTTGGGTTCAGCCTGTGGAACAGTGGGTGGTGTTGGTGGGGGTGGCATTTTTGTCCCCATGCTCACTCTGATTGTTGGCTTTGACACCAAGTCTGCTGCTGCCATTTCCAAGT GCATGATCATGGGGGCATCTGCATCTTCTGTTTGGTACAACTTGAGGGTGCCTCATCCATGCAGAGAAGTGCCCATACTTGATTATGATTTGGCTCTCTTGTTTCAGCCGATGCTCATGCTTGGCATCACCCTTGGTGTCTCTTTGAGTGTTGTCTTCCCCTATTGGCTAATTACAGTCTTAATCATCATTTTGTTCTTAG GGACTTCTTCTAGATCCTTTTGCAAGGCGATTGGGATGTGGAAGGAGGAAACTATGCTAAAG AAATCCATGGAAGACCGACGAGGATTTGCTAGTTCGCGTGGAGAAT TGCTAATTGATGCGTATGAGCCGTTGGTGCCTAAAGAACAAAAAACAGCACCG CAAATTATGAAGGATAACACGGACATCAAGAGAATGTCGGTGTTGGTACTTGTATGGATTTGTTTCTTGCTTCTTCAAGTGATCAAG AATGGCACGGCTGCTTGTAGTCCTGTATATTGGACGCTTACCTTGTTACAG CTCCCGGTGGCGCTTGTTGTGTTTGGCTATGAATGCGTCAAACTGTACAAGGAAAGCAAAAAAAGGAGGATGGCTGGAATTCAAGAACATGTATGCGAGGCAGCAATCGAATGGAATGCTACAAATATCACCTTCTGTGCCCTCTGTGGTGTATTGGGAGGTACCGTTGGTGGACTGTTAGGATCTGGTGGAGGTTTTATTCTCGGACCCCTCTTGCTCGAGATTGGGGTGATCCCTCAG GTTGCTAGTGCGACGGCAACGTTTGTGATGATGTTCTCCTCATCTCTATCGGTGGTGGAGTTTTATCTTCTCAAGAGATTTCCAATGCCATATG CCCTGTATCTGATGGCAGTGTCGATCTTGGCGGGCTTCTGGGGTCAATATTTCATACGAAAGATGATCACCATCCTGAAAAGGGCTTCCCTCATCGTGTTCGTCCTCTCCGGTGTCATTTTCGCTAGTGCTCTCACAATGG GTGTGATCGGGATCGATAAAAGCGTGAAGATGATACACAATCACGAGTTCATGGGGTTCTTAGATTTTTGCAGCAGCCAATGA